The nucleotide window CGCTACACGCTTCATTGATGGTGTTAAAGTTGTTGATAAAAAACAGGGCAAGTATTTCAGAGAGCGGTGGATATTGGTCCAATTTTAGATCGGATCAAATCAGGTGGTTCGTTCCCTCATGGAAATGATGGAACTACATTTCTGAACCGTGCCGGTAACTTGCCTCCCAAGTAAACTGGATACTATATTGAATACGTGCATCCAACTCCTGGAATTTCTGGGCCTGGGCCACAGCGAATCATTGTGGGGAAAGATGGTGAAATGTACTATACAGCAGATCACTACAAAACTTTTATTTTTATTAAAGATTAAGCATTGTGGAAAATTTACCGTTTAAATTCATGAAAAACCCACCGTCTTATGATGCCGCGAGTGTGTTTTATGTGCGAGTGGATCCAGCTATCAGGCTCACGAGTGAATTATTAAAGGCATTATATTATATGCTCTGGTTTCCTGGCTATTTTGGGTTTAATTGGGATGCGTTACATGACTGCCTAACAGATTTTTCTTGGATTGAATGTCA belongs to Microvirgula aerodenitrificans DSM 15089 and includes:
- a CDS encoding ribonuclease domain-containing protein, which translates into the protein MEYVHPTPGISGPGPQRIIVGKDGEMYYTADHYKTFIFIKD
- a CDS encoding barstar family protein translates to MKNPPSYDAASVFYVRVDPAIRLTSELLKALYYMLWFPGYFGFNWDALHDCLTDFSWIECHKIVLVHEALPELPRDELKIYLEILRDSVIDWNNNDLHDLEVVFSDLNRVDVESILKV